The following proteins are encoded in a genomic region of Alphaproteobacteria bacterium:
- a CDS encoding ABC transporter ATP-binding protein translates to MSTTFAIDVENLTKKYGDKTVVRNFSIQVAYGQIYGFLGPNGSGKTTTIRMLCGLLKPDSGKGTCLGFDLLQEFHQIKAESGYMTQRFSLYEDLSIVENLDFIARLYLVKNRTKVVNETLERLGLASRRQQLVGQLSGGWKQRLGLAACILHKPKLLLLDEPTAGVDPKARREFWDEIHQLANEGMTVLVSTHYMDEAERCHKIAYISYGDLLIKGTVQEVIATSGLTTWLATGEDTNLLAAALVGLPGIEQVAVFGKTLHISGANATLLQQTLAPFQRDRRIIWEKGTPNLEDVFVQMTGKTNGSR, encoded by the coding sequence ATGAGCACGACCTTTGCCATAGATGTTGAGAACTTGACCAAAAAGTATGGCGATAAAACGGTTGTGCGAAATTTTTCAATTCAAGTCGCGTATGGACAAATTTACGGATTCTTAGGCCCAAACGGAAGTGGAAAGACAACCACAATTCGCATGCTCTGCGGTCTTTTAAAACCCGACTCAGGGAAGGGGACTTGTCTTGGCTTTGATTTGTTACAGGAATTTCACCAGATAAAGGCAGAATCTGGATATATGACCCAACGATTTAGTCTTTACGAAGATTTAAGCATTGTCGAAAACTTGGACTTTATCGCGCGATTGTATTTGGTCAAAAATCGAACAAAAGTCGTCAATGAAACCCTGGAAAGGTTAGGCCTGGCAAGTCGGCGTCAGCAATTGGTTGGCCAATTGTCAGGTGGGTGGAAACAGCGCTTAGGCTTGGCAGCATGCATTCTCCATAAGCCAAAACTTTTGTTACTTGATGAACCAACAGCAGGTGTTGATCCCAAAGCACGTCGAGAATTTTGGGATGAAATTCACCAATTGGCCAACGAAGGCATGACTGTTTTGGTGAGTACGCATTATATGGATGAAGCAGAGAGATGCCACAAGATTGCTTACATATCTTATGGTGATCTTCTGATAAAGGGAACGGTTCAAGAGGTGATCGCGACATCCGGCTTAACCACGTGGTTGGCAACAGGAGAGGATACTAACTTGTTGGCGGCGGCTTTAGTCGGTCTACCCGGCATTGAACAGGTAGCCGTATTTGGCAAAACTCTTCATATCAGTGGTGCGAATGCAACTCTCTTACAACAAACGCTTGCGCCCTTTCAAAGGGATCGAAGAATTATATGGGAGAAGGGAACGCCGAATTTAGAAGATGTTTTCGTTCAAATGACGGGGAAGACCAATGGCTCTCGATAA
- a CDS encoding phosphatidylserine decarboxylase, producing MSLFLPIRIHPEGWRFIVIFAVLSVVLFYVAEPLGWIGLILTGWCAYFFRNPKRITPTQGGLIVSPADGIVCAITTMPPPAELDMGKAPHLRISIFLNVFDVHVNRIAIGGKIVKSVYSPGHFLNAASHKASDHNERQSLVIETTNHTKVAFVQIAGLIARRIVCNVKQGDTVETGAVYGLIRFGSRMDIYLPEGINPLIIEGQRMIAGESVIADLNAKAMPKKVLREGTCH from the coding sequence ATGTCTCTGTTCCTTCCCATACGCATTCACCCTGAAGGGTGGCGCTTTATCGTTATATTTGCAGTCCTTTCTGTTGTCCTATTTTATGTGGCAGAACCCCTCGGATGGATTGGGCTAATCTTAACAGGATGGTGTGCTTATTTTTTCCGAAACCCCAAGAGAATTACACCAACTCAAGGAGGACTCATCGTCAGCCCTGCAGACGGTATCGTTTGCGCCATTACAACCATGCCGCCTCCTGCCGAACTTGACATGGGCAAAGCGCCTCATCTTCGGATTAGTATTTTCTTGAATGTCTTTGATGTGCACGTAAATCGGATAGCAATTGGAGGTAAAATTGTAAAGTCCGTTTATAGCCCTGGACACTTCTTGAATGCAGCATCCCATAAAGCGAGCGATCATAATGAACGACAATCTCTCGTCATTGAAACGACCAATCATACCAAAGTTGCCTTTGTCCAAATCGCAGGACTGATTGCCAGACGAATCGTTTGCAATGTTAAACAAGGCGATACCGTTGAAACCGGAGCTGTGTATGGTCTCATTCGTTTTGGGAGTCGCATGGATATTTACTTGCCCGAAGGAATCAACCCTCTTATTATCGAAGGGCAACGCATGATTGCAGGCGAATCAGTAATTGCTGATTTAAATGCGAAAGCCATGCCAAAGAAGGTGTTGCGAGAAGGAACGTGCCACTAA
- a CDS encoding MFS transporter → MTKIRTILTATIGNAIEYYDITLYGFFAVFLSPLFFPSEDLANSQFASLAAFAISFLARPFGGLIFGHIGDRWGRKRALVLAVLLVTIPTTIMGLLPTYATIGIFAPIILVLCRIMQGICTGGEYTGAAIFLSEHHRNQKREGFICSLLPASSLIGALLGTTLGGLCTLPFMPTWAWRVPFLLGAVFGLIGYFLRSSLVETPEFLANQTKEKQAMLPLLQVFSQDKRSFLSAFWLSAFHLVLFYTPVVYIVQFMLPKDTLVSSGMFLNTGFLVLLIALFPLMGIAADVYGRKRVMMTAALAIFALAIPLFLFLNYENSLLNVFVVLLAFCVVSGASVGPAVSFIPTLFPTQNRYSAMALATGLGDALGGATPLICHGFVSAFGTPIAPAFYVMICSVFGIIAIKYSRPIGSNLSTQEEDISALEKKTKRGVGY, encoded by the coding sequence TTGACTAAAATAAGAACGATACTGACCGCGACAATTGGAAACGCCATTGAGTACTACGACATCACCCTTTATGGGTTTTTTGCGGTGTTCTTATCTCCCTTATTTTTTCCGTCAGAAGACCTTGCAAACTCCCAATTTGCAAGTCTTGCCGCATTTGCCATCAGCTTTCTCGCAAGACCTTTTGGGGGGTTAATATTTGGTCATATTGGGGATCGTTGGGGGCGTAAGAGGGCGCTTGTTCTTGCTGTGCTTCTTGTGACCATTCCAACGACGATTATGGGACTTCTCCCTACGTATGCAACAATTGGGATTTTTGCTCCCATCATTCTCGTTTTGTGTCGCATAATGCAAGGGATTTGCACCGGTGGGGAGTATACGGGAGCTGCGATTTTTCTATCAGAGCACCATCGCAATCAAAAGAGGGAAGGGTTTATTTGTAGTCTTCTCCCCGCTTCCAGTCTTATCGGAGCGCTCTTGGGTACAACCCTTGGGGGACTTTGCACCTTGCCGTTCATGCCCACATGGGCGTGGCGTGTGCCCTTTTTGTTGGGGGCTGTTTTTGGTCTTATCGGGTATTTCTTGCGAAGTTCTCTCGTTGAAACACCGGAGTTTCTGGCAAACCAAACGAAGGAGAAGCAGGCTATGCTTCCCTTACTGCAGGTATTTAGTCAAGACAAACGCAGCTTTTTGTCCGCCTTTTGGCTTTCGGCCTTTCATCTTGTCCTATTTTACACGCCTGTTGTCTATATTGTTCAATTCATGTTGCCCAAAGACACGCTCGTTTCTTCAGGAATGTTCTTAAATACGGGGTTTCTCGTTTTGCTGATTGCTCTTTTCCCCCTCATGGGCATTGCAGCAGATGTCTATGGAAGAAAACGTGTCATGATGACAGCAGCACTGGCCATATTTGCCTTAGCCATACCATTGTTCTTATTTCTTAATTATGAGAACTCTTTATTAAATGTGTTTGTAGTCTTGTTAGCCTTTTGCGTTGTCTCTGGTGCTTCAGTTGGCCCGGCTGTATCCTTTATTCCAACCTTGTTCCCCACACAAAACAGATATAGCGCTATGGCCTTGGCAACAGGTTTAGGAGACGCCTTAGGAGGCGCTACTCCCTTGATTTGCCATGGTTTTGTAAGTGCCTTTGGGACTCCTATTGCCCCTGCTTTTTATGTGATGATTTGCAGTGTTTTTGGCATCATAGCAATAAAGTACTCAAGGCCTATCGGGTCGAATCTTTCAACACAAGAGGAAGACATTTCAGCTTTGGAGAAGAAAACAAAAAGAGGTGTTGGATACTGA
- a CDS encoding flagellar motor protein MotA — protein MSYIHRYFLRMLAFLALMGGVVVVLYQPLLAAFKNNVPLNTAILTTLGFGIGLAFFRLLNLRREQLWFDGYERGEERFPDTPEPKILYPLSVSLGESQNNTQVSTLTLRSILSSVESRLEEMRDVSRYLIGLLIFLGLLGTFWGLSQTIGAIAGVITGLEVDATNVKDSFQGLKHGLQAPLMGMGTAFSTSMFGLAGSLILGFLDLQVTKAAGTFYHNLEDHLTSKSKSIGDLISTGATSHGSGQAYSQGLLEQTAECMAQLQNIMHRNEDNRTNVLHSLHDVGEKISMLTEQMVSQQVLLKKMAQGHVDLQKQLENFAAVVATPAFQGSDDGIKQYLRNLDATTLRLLEELIEGRARGIQELRGEIRLVARTISALAEQDAA, from the coding sequence GTGAGTTACATCCATCGATACTTTCTTCGAATGCTCGCCTTCCTTGCTTTAATGGGGGGCGTTGTTGTTGTCTTATACCAACCCCTGTTGGCCGCTTTTAAAAACAATGTTCCTCTCAACACAGCTATTCTAACCACTCTTGGGTTTGGAATTGGCCTGGCTTTTTTCCGTTTATTGAACCTGCGCCGGGAACAACTTTGGTTTGATGGGTATGAACGAGGCGAAGAACGTTTTCCCGATACCCCTGAGCCGAAAATCCTATATCCGCTTTCCGTTTCTTTAGGCGAGAGCCAAAATAATACCCAAGTCTCTACGCTCACCCTTCGTTCTATTCTTTCCAGCGTCGAGTCAAGATTGGAAGAGATGCGGGATGTTTCACGATATCTTATTGGCTTGCTGATTTTCCTAGGGCTTTTGGGAACCTTCTGGGGATTATCACAAACGATCGGGGCCATAGCTGGCGTCATCACGGGCCTTGAGGTTGACGCCACAAACGTCAAAGACTCATTCCAAGGCCTAAAGCATGGGCTTCAAGCTCCCTTAATGGGCATGGGAACAGCCTTTAGCACTTCCATGTTTGGTTTGGCCGGCTCATTAATATTAGGGTTTCTGGACCTACAAGTCACAAAGGCGGCAGGCACCTTCTACCATAATCTTGAAGATCATTTAACATCAAAGTCCAAGTCAATCGGTGATCTCATCAGCACAGGCGCAACATCACATGGCAGTGGGCAAGCCTATTCGCAAGGCTTGTTGGAACAAACGGCTGAATGCATGGCACAACTTCAAAATATCATGCATCGCAATGAAGACAATCGCACTAACGTCTTGCACTCTCTCCACGATGTGGGTGAAAAAATCTCGATGTTGACAGAACAAATGGTCTCCCAACAAGTCTTACTCAAGAAAATGGCTCAAGGGCATGTGGATCTTCAAAAACAACTCGAAAACTTTGCTGCTGTGGTGGCAACACCCGCTTTTCAAGGTTCTGACGACGGCATTAAGCAGTACTTACGCAACTTGGATGCAACGACTTTGCGTCTTTTAGAGGAACTTATTGAGGGGCGGGCCCGCGGAATTCAGGAATTGAGAGGCGAAATTCGCTTGGTAGCTAGAACAATTTCAGCGTTGGCTGAGCAAGACGCAGCTTAG
- a CDS encoding LysR family transcriptional regulator, with product MRIKALKTFIYLAETGCDFDGHKALGIPRSNMWNHINEIESETGLKLIQRQRGNSFLTKEGAAFAPIARKMYNTYEEGLQNIVKEESREIEGNIIISTTMAVATGWLMSCIKDFHTNYPNLKLNVIADDCLQRNVEAGADILFRPIGNNPDLIKKWHLTYEHGLFASEEYLKKKGVPKVPEDLKNHCMMGYGTHEFTHFEEINWHLKGKSWGLPKLVPTLTINSTSSMFSAAEQGIGICSFPVDSNVFYKGNLMRVLPQIKGPIIKAYFCTKQNASASMQKSTYVFQRFFEKYLESIGVKFNVD from the coding sequence ATGAGAATAAAAGCGCTAAAAACATTCATATACCTTGCAGAGACAGGTTGTGATTTTGATGGTCACAAGGCCCTTGGGATCCCCCGGTCGAATATGTGGAATCATATCAATGAAATTGAAAGTGAGACAGGATTAAAGCTCATCCAAAGGCAACGCGGGAATTCCTTTTTGACAAAAGAGGGTGCGGCATTTGCGCCTATAGCACGTAAAATGTATAACACTTATGAAGAAGGTTTGCAGAATATCGTCAAGGAAGAGTCCCGCGAGATAGAGGGAAACATCATTATTTCGACGACAATGGCTGTTGCTACAGGATGGTTGATGTCGTGTATCAAAGATTTTCACACAAATTATCCAAACCTAAAACTGAATGTGATTGCAGATGACTGTCTTCAAAGGAACGTAGAAGCTGGTGCAGATATTTTATTTAGGCCCATTGGCAACAACCCTGACTTGATAAAAAAGTGGCACCTTACCTATGAACATGGTCTGTTTGCCAGTGAAGAGTATTTGAAGAAGAAGGGGGTTCCAAAAGTGCCTGAAGATCTTAAGAATCATTGTATGATGGGATATGGTACCCATGAATTTACTCATTTTGAGGAGATTAACTGGCATCTGAAGGGGAAAAGCTGGGGGTTACCAAAACTCGTACCTACTTTGACCATAAATTCAACATCTTCCATGTTTTCAGCAGCGGAACAAGGTATTGGTATCTGCTCATTCCCCGTTGATTCAAATGTTTTTTACAAGGGAAATTTAATGAGAGTCCTGCCTCAAATTAAGGGGCCTATAATCAAAGCCTATTTTTGCACGAAGCAAAACGCAAGTGCGTCTATGCAAAAAAGCACCTATGTATTCCAACGTTTTTTTGAAAAATACTTAGAAAGTATCGGGGTGAAATTTAACGTGGATTAA
- a CDS encoding HlyD family efflux transporter periplasmic adaptor subunit, which produces MLIKEGIHKILNIRALILLLIVGFGGYFFWTHPHRSSSGYLGYVEGEYVRVASPIAGALTSLPIKRGMQISTGDPLFILEHVNEIASRDEAERRLEKAAYDLQNIQVGKRPEEIEVIEDLLDQAEADQEFALLTLKRQEQLVITKSTSIENLDRARALYNRGQARILELKAQLKVAKLPGRDMEIKAAEKAVEAADNLLQQAQWRVDQKFIKSPVSGFIFDTLYVLGEWVPAGSPIAVILPPQNIKVRFFVPQESLGSLKIGQTVTIQVDGLDKGVPGTLSYISPSAEYTPPVIYSREWRTKLLYMLEARPKELIEHFHPGQPVNVLIGPS; this is translated from the coding sequence TTGTTGATTAAGGAAGGGATCCATAAGATCCTAAATATCAGAGCTCTGATCCTTCTTCTCATCGTAGGTTTCGGGGGCTATTTCTTCTGGACTCATCCCCATAGATCTTCTTCGGGTTACTTAGGGTATGTTGAGGGCGAATATGTCCGTGTGGCCTCACCCATTGCGGGTGCGCTAACATCTCTTCCCATTAAGCGAGGGATGCAAATCAGCACTGGGGATCCTCTTTTTATTCTTGAGCATGTCAACGAGATTGCTTCGCGTGATGAGGCTGAGCGTCGCTTAGAGAAAGCCGCGTATGATTTACAAAACATCCAAGTTGGGAAACGACCGGAAGAAATTGAAGTTATTGAGGATTTGCTTGATCAAGCAGAAGCGGATCAAGAATTTGCCCTTCTGACTCTCAAACGACAGGAACAACTTGTTATTACGAAGTCTACGTCTATAGAAAACCTTGATCGGGCCAGAGCCTTATATAATCGAGGGCAAGCGCGTATTCTAGAGCTTAAGGCGCAATTGAAAGTAGCCAAACTGCCTGGACGTGACATGGAAATTAAGGCAGCAGAAAAGGCTGTTGAGGCGGCCGATAATCTGCTGCAACAGGCTCAATGGCGTGTTGATCAGAAATTCATCAAATCTCCGGTTTCGGGATTTATTTTTGACACGTTGTATGTTTTGGGAGAATGGGTTCCGGCTGGATCTCCCATTGCGGTTATATTACCCCCTCAAAATATTAAGGTGCGTTTCTTTGTACCCCAAGAAAGTTTAGGGAGCTTGAAAATAGGGCAAACCGTTACGATTCAAGTAGATGGTCTAGATAAAGGTGTGCCAGGTACGTTGAGCTATATCTCCCCCAGTGCTGAGTATACACCCCCTGTTATTTATAGCCGAGAATGGCGCACAAAGTTATTGTATATGTTGGAAGCACGTCCCAAAGAGCTTATTGAGCACTTTCACCCAGGGCAGCCGGTCAATGTGCTGATTGGCCCATCATGA
- the proC gene encoding pyrroline-5-carboxylate reductase, which yields MKRTKFLLVGCGAMGGALKAGWERVNAPFDVVVIEPSNSQYLPDFAALPGDYIPEMIIFAVKPQVLPEILPNYCRFSGQGCLFLSIAAGVPLEAFHKVLGEKESIIRAMPNLPVTEGQGIAVLTTRHLLSESHRSMGQAIFEASGKVLWLDKESLMDVVTAISGSGPAYFFRMVECLAQAGIVCGLPPEVAMQLARQTAVGAGAMLQHSSETATDLRIRVTSPGGTTAAALSAFDHQDALGKLVRVAVKAAIHRGQELSQ from the coding sequence ATGAAGCGAACAAAATTTCTTCTGGTTGGGTGTGGTGCAATGGGCGGCGCTTTAAAGGCCGGGTGGGAGCGTGTGAACGCTCCTTTTGATGTTGTTGTTATCGAACCTTCAAATTCCCAATATTTACCTGATTTTGCCGCATTACCAGGGGACTATATTCCTGAAATGATCATCTTTGCGGTGAAGCCACAAGTTTTGCCCGAAATTTTGCCCAATTATTGCCGTTTTTCTGGTCAAGGGTGCTTATTCTTATCCATAGCGGCAGGTGTTCCGTTGGAGGCTTTCCACAAGGTCTTAGGTGAAAAGGAGAGCATCATTCGAGCGATGCCGAATCTTCCTGTAACTGAAGGACAGGGGATAGCTGTATTAACGACACGTCATCTTTTAAGTGAATCCCATCGGTCTATGGGGCAGGCCATCTTTGAGGCATCTGGAAAAGTATTATGGCTTGACAAAGAAAGTTTGATGGATGTGGTTACAGCTATATCAGGCAGCGGTCCTGCTTATTTCTTTCGTATGGTGGAATGTTTGGCTCAAGCTGGCATTGTTTGTGGGTTACCCCCAGAAGTTGCGATGCAATTGGCCCGTCAAACAGCTGTAGGGGCGGGTGCAATGCTTCAGCATTCCTCTGAGACTGCCACGGATTTGCGCATTCGCGTTACGAGCCCTGGGGGGACTACTGCGGCTGCTTTAAGTGCTTTTGATCATCAGGATGCATTAGGAAAGTTGGTGCGCGTGGCTGTAAAAGCAGCCATCCATAGAGGACAGGAACTGTCTCAATGA
- a CDS encoding phosphatidylcholine/phosphatidylserine synthase, translating to MTWKRKTTALQENKSEATPSKRTLRTRLPGRLRKRPLQGYTLASMLPNIATVLALCTGLSAVRFALQERWEWCVTAILIAGILDAVDGRLARFFGSTSRFGAELDSLSDFISFGVTPALVMYFFTLHQWGGFGWALVLLFSVCMALRLARFNTRSIEGTTPTWAVAYFTGTPAPAAAALAISPIVFSFEWSYSFIYSPYFCGLILFAVALLMVSAIPTYSLKKVHIPHKYVLPVMVISALSTAALFSKPWMTLTVVAIGYVSTFPFSIVSYRRAAKEQEVGN from the coding sequence ATGACTTGGAAACGAAAAACGACTGCACTTCAAGAAAACAAGAGTGAGGCAACACCAAGTAAGCGCACCCTTCGAACGCGGTTGCCAGGCCGTCTCCGAAAACGCCCCTTGCAAGGATATACACTCGCTTCCATGCTCCCCAATATCGCAACGGTTCTTGCCCTTTGTACAGGCTTAAGTGCTGTTCGCTTTGCTTTGCAAGAACGGTGGGAATGGTGCGTGACCGCTATACTCATTGCTGGCATCCTTGATGCCGTTGATGGCCGCTTGGCACGGTTTTTTGGGAGTACAAGCCGCTTTGGGGCTGAACTTGACTCTCTTTCAGACTTTATTAGTTTTGGCGTCACCCCTGCCCTGGTCATGTATTTTTTCACCCTTCACCAGTGGGGCGGATTTGGGTGGGCACTCGTATTGCTCTTCAGCGTTTGTATGGCTTTGCGCTTAGCACGTTTCAACACACGAAGCATTGAGGGAACAACACCAACATGGGCGGTTGCCTATTTCACGGGAACACCGGCTCCAGCGGCCGCTGCCCTTGCGATCAGTCCCATTGTCTTTTCTTTTGAATGGTCTTATTCATTCATTTACAGCCCATACTTCTGTGGACTCATCCTTTTTGCCGTGGCTTTATTAATGGTGAGTGCGATTCCCACATATTCCTTGAAAAAGGTTCACATTCCCCACAAGTACGTGCTACCTGTCATGGTCATCAGCGCCTTATCCACAGCTGCCCTCTTCAGTAAACCCTGGATGACATTGACGGTCGTTGCTATAGGATATGTCAGCACCTTTCCCTTTAGTATTGTGTCTTATCGAAGAGCAGCTAAAGAGCAAGAAGTTGGGAACTAG
- a CDS encoding winged helix DNA-binding protein, translating into MKENYFKSVVMIERLHRLFLEVVKVELDRMKIRDINNVQCLVLYNVGRGQVTVGELTNRGYYLGSNVSYNLRKMVQNSYLIQEPSAHDRRSSHVKLSEKGIKLHDRLDELFTMHAKALAQEGVDAAKAEELDQMLTSLEGFWTSLLTRDLRR; encoded by the coding sequence ATGAAAGAAAATTATTTTAAGTCCGTTGTGATGATCGAACGCCTTCACCGGCTCTTCCTTGAAGTTGTGAAGGTTGAATTAGATCGCATGAAGATTCGAGACATTAACAACGTGCAGTGCCTTGTTTTGTATAACGTTGGACGGGGACAAGTAACGGTCGGCGAGTTGACCAACCGTGGTTACTATCTTGGATCCAATGTTTCTTATAACTTGCGTAAAATGGTTCAAAACAGCTATTTGATCCAAGAACCAAGTGCTCATGACCGCCGCTCCAGCCATGTTAAGCTATCAGAAAAGGGTATCAAGTTACATGACCGGTTGGATGAATTGTTCACCATGCACGCAAAAGCCCTTGCTCAAGAAGGTGTTGATGCTGCAAAAGCAGAAGAATTAGATCAGATGCTGACCAGCCTAGAAGGCTTCTGGACAAGCTTGCTCACGCGCGATTTGCGCCGATAA
- a CDS encoding ABC transporter permease yields MALDKFAFSIPRFWAILIKEFIQMWRDRGTFAMMVFLPIMQLCLFGFALNSDPKLLPAGLLNYDNSPFSRTLLKSLENSEYFKFTHILNNETQAQTLLDTGDIQFVVNIPENFARKLQRGERPAVLIQADATDPTAMANALAAASALNPTVLDRDLVGPLQPLKGKLAPFEMRVHRLYNPEAITQYNIVPGLIGTILTLTMVVMTSVAVTREKERGTMENLLSTPVRPIEVMLGKILPFIIVGYIQVVVILASSKFFFSVPIMGSLLLLTFVTIFFITANLSIGFTFSTIASNQLQASQMSTFFFLPSLLLSGFFYPFRGMPDWAQSIGEILPLTHYLRIVRGILLKGNGLYEVWPHLWPIIIFMLGAMTLAMFRYTETLD; encoded by the coding sequence ATGGCTCTCGATAAGTTTGCCTTTTCTATACCCCGATTTTGGGCCATCTTAATCAAAGAGTTTATTCAAATGTGGCGGGATCGGGGCACATTTGCCATGATGGTCTTTTTGCCCATTATGCAGCTGTGCCTCTTTGGATTTGCTTTGAATTCGGACCCAAAATTACTGCCTGCTGGGCTTCTCAATTATGACAACAGCCCCTTCAGTCGTACTCTCTTAAAGTCTTTAGAAAATTCTGAATATTTCAAGTTCACCCACATTCTCAACAATGAAACGCAAGCCCAAACTCTTCTAGATACGGGAGATATTCAATTCGTTGTCAATATACCGGAGAATTTTGCTCGCAAACTGCAACGCGGCGAACGCCCCGCAGTGTTGATTCAAGCAGATGCAACCGATCCCACCGCTATGGCCAATGCCCTGGCGGCTGCATCTGCTTTGAATCCGACGGTACTAGATCGTGATCTTGTTGGGCCTTTGCAACCTTTAAAAGGAAAGCTGGCCCCTTTCGAGATGCGTGTTCACCGCCTTTACAACCCGGAAGCGATTACGCAATACAACATTGTCCCAGGCCTCATTGGAACCATTTTGACTCTGACAATGGTGGTGATGACTTCGGTTGCCGTGACCCGAGAAAAAGAACGCGGCACTATGGAAAATCTGCTGTCTACACCGGTGCGGCCCATTGAGGTGATGTTGGGGAAGATTCTTCCCTTTATTATTGTTGGTTACATACAAGTCGTTGTTATCTTAGCAAGCTCAAAGTTCTTCTTTTCAGTACCCATTATGGGGAGTTTGCTTCTGCTGACGTTTGTGACAATCTTCTTTATTACAGCCAATCTTTCCATAGGATTTACATTTTCCACAATTGCATCCAACCAGCTTCAAGCTTCACAAATGAGTACGTTTTTCTTCCTCCCCTCTCTTCTTTTGTCTGGGTTTTTCTACCCCTTTCGCGGCATGCCAGATTGGGCGCAATCCATCGGGGAAATATTGCCTCTCACCCATTATTTGCGCATTGTTCGGGGGATCCTATTGAAAGGCAATGGTTTATACGAAGTCTGGCCTCATCTTTGGCCAATCATCATCTTTATGCTTGGGGCCATGACGTTGGCGATGTTCCGATACACAGAGACCTTGGATTAG
- a CDS encoding YbjN domain-containing protein — MIVAKKLGNFDPLRVASEIADESSWNWERLRPDELVIDIPGHWGEYRFHLCWQPESSLFYLACFLDLKIPESLPSGIYELLTLINRRLWMGHFDLVEDQWIVFRYALPLQSHKSKEVIPQIEELMDTIIGECETFYPVFGTLLTHDILPQDALQMGLIDTVGEA; from the coding sequence ATGATTGTTGCAAAAAAACTGGGAAACTTTGATCCTTTGCGCGTAGCTTCAGAGATTGCTGATGAATCTTCGTGGAATTGGGAAAGATTGCGCCCAGATGAATTGGTCATCGATATACCAGGCCATTGGGGAGAATATCGGTTTCACTTATGTTGGCAGCCAGAGTCCAGTCTCTTTTACTTGGCGTGTTTTCTAGATTTAAAAATTCCCGAGTCTTTGCCAAGCGGAATCTATGAACTATTAACACTAATCAATCGCAGGTTGTGGATGGGCCATTTTGATTTGGTTGAGGATCAATGGATTGTGTTTCGTTATGCTCTTCCTTTGCAAAGCCATAAATCTAAAGAGGTGATTCCTCAAATTGAGGAGCTCATGGATACCATCATTGGGGAATGTGAAACATTCTATCCAGTTTTCGGAACCCTATTGACCCATGATATATTGCCCCAAGATGCGTTGCAGATGGGGTTAATTGATACGGTTGGTGAGGCATAA